The proteins below are encoded in one region of Syntrophotalea carbinolica DSM 2380:
- the lat gene encoding L-lysine 6-transaminase, whose protein sequence is MIRPQNVKQVLSRHLLTEGFDIILDMDRSQGSWFVDARTGERYLDFFSMYASMAVGYNHPGLLRVRDRLGQLAVNKPSNSDVYTTAMAEFVDTFARIAVPPEMPHMFFIDGGALAVENALKTAFDWKVRKNLAAQPGNDAGSQVIHFRQAFHGRTGYTLSLTNTFDPRKTRFFPKFDWPRIVNPKLTFPLDAENLAQVKTLENEALGAIEGAIGEWSEDIAALIIEPIQGEGGDNHFRAEFLQALRQLCDRHDILLIFDEVQTGVGLTGKFWAFEHFGVQPDLLAFGKKTQVCGILASRRIDEICCHVFQERSRINSTFGGNLIDMVRCTHILRIIEEQRLVDNARVQGELLLAELQKMAAEFPHLVSNPRGRGLMCAFDAPDSHTRDQLVKAFFQKKLLLVGCGSHSIRFRPHLVVTSAEIAQALDIIRTVLRKGDFAQLKIRQDPCLGSGT, encoded by the coding sequence GTGATCCGACCTCAGAACGTCAAACAGGTATTATCCCGCCATTTGCTGACCGAAGGGTTTGACATCATCCTTGACATGGATCGCTCGCAGGGCAGCTGGTTTGTCGACGCGCGCACCGGCGAGCGTTATCTCGATTTTTTCTCCATGTATGCGTCCATGGCGGTGGGCTACAACCATCCGGGCTTGCTGCGGGTGCGTGATCGGTTGGGACAGCTGGCGGTCAACAAGCCTTCCAATTCCGATGTCTATACCACCGCCATGGCGGAATTCGTCGATACCTTTGCCCGTATCGCCGTGCCGCCGGAGATGCCGCACATGTTTTTCATCGATGGCGGCGCGCTGGCGGTGGAGAACGCTTTGAAAACCGCCTTTGACTGGAAGGTGCGCAAAAATCTGGCTGCGCAGCCGGGCAACGATGCCGGCAGCCAGGTCATTCATTTCCGTCAGGCATTTCATGGGCGAACCGGCTATACCTTGTCGCTGACCAATACCTTTGATCCGCGCAAGACGCGGTTTTTCCCGAAATTCGACTGGCCGCGTATCGTCAATCCGAAGCTCACCTTTCCCCTGGATGCGGAGAACCTGGCGCAGGTTAAGACCTTGGAAAACGAGGCGCTCGGAGCGATCGAAGGGGCCATCGGCGAGTGGAGCGAGGATATCGCGGCGCTGATTATCGAACCGATCCAGGGGGAGGGGGGCGATAATCATTTCCGTGCGGAGTTTCTGCAGGCCCTGCGGCAGTTGTGCGACCGCCACGATATCCTGCTGATCTTCGACGAGGTGCAGACCGGTGTGGGGCTGACCGGTAAATTCTGGGCGTTTGAGCATTTCGGCGTGCAGCCGGACCTGCTGGCGTTCGGCAAAAAGACCCAGGTGTGCGGCATACTGGCTTCGCGGAGGATCGACGAGATCTGCTGCCACGTGTTTCAGGAGCGCAGCCGCATCAACTCGACCTTTGGCGGCAACCTGATCGATATGGTGCGCTGTACTCACATTCTGCGCATCATCGAGGAGCAGCGACTGGTGGACAATGCCCGCGTGCAGGGCGAGTTGCTGCTGGCCGAACTGCAGAAGATGGCTGCCGAGTTCCCGCACCTCGTCAGCAATCCGCGCGGACGGGGTTTGATGTGCGCTTTCGATGCGCCCGACAGCCATACGCGGGATCAGCTGGTGAAGGCGTTTTTCCAGAAGAAACTGTTGCTGGTCGGCTGCGGGTCGCACAGTATCCGGTTTCGTCCGCACCTGGTCGTGACGTCCGCCGAGATCGCGCAGGCCTTGGATATTATCCGCACGGTGCTGCGCAAGGGGGATTTCGCGCAACTGAAAATAAGGCAGGATCCCTGCCTGGGGAGCGGTACATGA
- a CDS encoding flagellar biogenesis chaperone FlgN: MDQTLHAQLTSLKHLLASERKCARELDMQGLEALLVEKNDLMARIDACAVTDLPAATRQLIYDIRFDIRRNTRLYHFAMHTILGLWTVHCRDAGSQGYGPAGQKAVNRPQRHLLSGKI, translated from the coding sequence ATGGACCAAACACTGCATGCACAATTGACATCCCTCAAGCATCTGCTGGCCAGCGAACGCAAGTGCGCCAGAGAACTCGACATGCAGGGTTTGGAAGCCCTTCTGGTGGAAAAAAATGATCTGATGGCCAGGATCGATGCCTGTGCCGTTACCGACCTGCCTGCGGCAACCCGTCAACTGATCTATGACATCCGCTTCGACATACGCCGCAACACCCGTCTTTACCACTTTGCCATGCATACCATTCTCGGCCTCTGGACGGTCCATTGCCGGGATGCCGGCAGCCAGGGTTACGGTCCGGCAGGACAAAAAGCCGTCAATCGCCCGCAACGACACCTGTTGTCCGGAAAGATTTAA
- a CDS encoding butyryl-CoA:acetate CoA-transferase, whose protein sequence is MAHSDLYAKKRTTAEKAVSIIKSGDWVDYGWCLGHPVATDKALAARAKELSDVKVRGGISLWMPEICAVPNPKKHFTWNAWHCSGIDRRIIDMGCGYYGPMRYSELPRFYRESIGPIDVAMFQVAPMDEHGYFNFGPQASHMMAVCEQARVIIVEVNQNMPRCLGGIEEAIHISQVDFIVEGDNPPLAQLNSAPLTEVDKKVAELIVEEIPNGACLQLGIGGMPNAVGRLIAESDLKDLGVHTEMYVDAFVDMSLQGKINGSRKSIDRFRQVFAFAAGTRKMYDFLHNNPEIMSCPVDYCNDVRKVAVIDNFISINNAVEIDLFGQVSSESAGTRHISGTGGQLDFVMGAYVSNGGKSFICLSSTCIRDGEVKSRIVPTLASGSIVTDSRTCVQWVVTEFGKVNLKGKSTWERTEALISIAHPDFREELIRQAQHMKIWRNSHRI, encoded by the coding sequence ATGGCGCATAGCGACCTATATGCAAAAAAGCGGACAACGGCAGAGAAGGCCGTCAGCATTATCAAGTCGGGTGATTGGGTGGACTATGGCTGGTGCCTTGGTCATCCCGTGGCTACGGACAAGGCGTTGGCAGCCCGTGCCAAAGAGTTGTCGGATGTCAAAGTGCGAGGGGGGATATCTCTATGGATGCCGGAAATCTGCGCTGTCCCGAATCCGAAGAAACACTTTACCTGGAACGCCTGGCATTGCTCTGGCATCGACCGCAGAATTATCGACATGGGTTGCGGCTACTACGGTCCCATGCGTTATTCGGAGTTGCCCCGTTTTTATCGGGAAAGTATTGGCCCCATTGACGTGGCCATGTTTCAAGTCGCGCCGATGGACGAACACGGTTATTTCAATTTCGGCCCTCAGGCTTCACACATGATGGCGGTCTGCGAACAGGCCAGGGTCATCATTGTGGAGGTCAATCAAAATATGCCGCGCTGTCTGGGCGGCATCGAGGAAGCCATCCATATCTCCCAGGTGGATTTTATCGTCGAGGGGGACAATCCACCGTTGGCGCAACTGAACTCCGCTCCTCTCACCGAGGTGGACAAGAAGGTCGCGGAACTTATCGTGGAGGAAATCCCCAACGGCGCCTGTCTGCAGCTCGGCATCGGCGGCATGCCCAATGCCGTCGGTAGGCTGATCGCGGAGTCCGATCTGAAGGATTTGGGCGTACACACGGAGATGTACGTCGATGCTTTCGTCGATATGTCCCTGCAAGGCAAGATCAACGGTTCGCGCAAATCCATAGATCGCTTTCGCCAGGTCTTCGCTTTCGCCGCCGGTACCCGGAAGATGTACGACTTCCTCCATAACAATCCGGAAATCATGAGCTGCCCGGTGGATTATTGCAACGATGTCCGCAAAGTGGCCGTCATCGACAATTTCATTTCCATCAACAACGCCGTGGAGATCGATCTGTTCGGTCAGGTCTCTTCCGAGTCGGCCGGTACTCGGCATATCAGCGGGACCGGCGGCCAACTTGATTTTGTCATGGGCGCTTATGTATCCAATGGGGGCAAAAGTTTCATCTGCCTTTCCTCGACCTGTATCAGGGACGGAGAGGTCAAGTCCCGCATCGTGCCGACATTGGCTTCCGGCAGTATCGTCACCGACAGTCGTACCTGCGTTCAGTGGGTGGTCACCGAGTTCGGCAAGGTCAACCTGAAAGGAAAAAGCACCTGGGAGCGCACCGAGGCTCTCATTTCCATCGCCCATCCCGATTTTCGCGAGGAGCTGATCAGGCAGGCGCAGCACATGAAAATCTGGAGAAACAGCCATCGCATCTAA
- a CDS encoding pyruvate, water dikinase regulatory protein, with protein MTVPQMIYLLSDATGETAEKIVNAVLTQFRDKPVRLRRISNVRNRPAALEGLQEAIKNQGMVVYTVVNRELAQYIKDECEVRGLMAFDLVTPLLSQFSQFFGRTPGQTPGLLHDMDEEYFRRIEAVEFTVKHDDGQEVSHLRHADIVLVGVSRTSKTPLSTYLAHHGWKVANVPLVLGIDPPKELFQIDPKRVVGLYIDSQRLVELRVARLKHLGQDPRAAYADIEEIEEELRYAKLLFRKQRWVSVNVSGKALEETANEVLVKLNLK; from the coding sequence ATGACCGTTCCGCAAATGATCTATCTGCTTTCCGATGCCACCGGCGAGACGGCCGAAAAAATCGTCAATGCGGTGCTGACGCAGTTTCGCGACAAACCGGTGCGCCTCAGGCGCATCAGCAACGTGCGCAACAGGCCCGCCGCGTTGGAGGGCTTGCAGGAAGCTATCAAGAATCAGGGGATGGTGGTGTATACCGTCGTGAACCGGGAACTGGCCCAATATATAAAGGACGAGTGCGAGGTGCGCGGGCTGATGGCATTCGACCTGGTGACGCCGTTGCTTTCCCAGTTCTCCCAATTTTTCGGACGCACACCGGGGCAGACGCCAGGGCTTTTGCACGACATGGACGAGGAATACTTCCGTCGTATCGAAGCCGTGGAGTTCACGGTCAAGCACGATGACGGACAGGAGGTCAGTCATCTGAGGCATGCCGACATCGTGCTGGTGGGGGTTTCCCGTACCAGCAAGACGCCGTTGTCGACCTATCTGGCCCACCATGGGTGGAAGGTCGCCAACGTGCCGCTGGTGCTGGGAATCGATCCTCCGAAGGAACTGTTTCAGATCGATCCGAAGCGGGTTGTCGGGCTGTATATCGATTCGCAGCGGCTGGTGGAGTTGCGAGTGGCGCGCCTCAAGCATCTCGGCCAGGACCCACGAGCAGCTTATGCCGACATCGAGGAGATTGAAGAGGAGCTGCGCTATGCCAAGCTTCTTTTTCGGAAACAGCGCTGGGTGTCGGTCAATGTGTCGGGCAAGGCGCTCGAAGAAACCGCCAACGAGGTGCTGGTCAAGCTGAATCTGAAATAA
- the flgK gene encoding flagellar hook-associated protein FlgK, with translation MSDLISSLQSGQSVPSVNRTGREITDNDVANAKNGSRQPAQISQPPSLAAHGDFTARAAVGSGIARAENNLITNQLVSRRSGYGEASAQAGALAKLEGIICAPASDLCSTMAALFDGRQAFASPPEPGREREKVLATGKQLTDTFRQMDRELAEVQAEIDQDIASAVDDLNKQLMQIGDVDTRIVTREAGGNPADTLRDERNRLLQTVAETVGIQYNEMDTGGVSVQLPSGAPLVMSGDVGCFSSECREGKVLLSLSHGATSTDLSTNDLGGKIGGLMTVRDETIEKTRTALDQLAEEIAARVDTIDSSQVVMDGNTGQDFFNGATSSNGSTTLLERYRQLAAGIRIEVSRNTTALESDEDSLIQLQNLQDTIAGASPEEEMMLLSQYQGGYQTAVKSLSLVQGMLDSLLARD, from the coding sequence ATGAGCGACCTTATCTCTTCTCTCCAGTCCGGGCAGAGTGTCCCATCGGTCAACCGGACCGGACGCGAGATAACGGACAACGATGTCGCCAACGCCAAGAACGGCTCCCGGCAACCGGCACAGATTTCACAGCCTCCCTCCCTGGCCGCGCACGGCGATTTCACGGCTCGAGCAGCTGTTGGCAGCGGCATTGCCCGCGCCGAAAACAACCTCATCACCAACCAGCTGGTGAGCAGACGTTCCGGTTACGGTGAAGCATCGGCACAGGCCGGTGCCCTGGCAAAACTGGAGGGCATCATCTGTGCCCCCGCAAGCGACCTCTGCTCGACCATGGCTGCTCTTTTCGATGGCCGGCAGGCCTTCGCCTCTCCCCCCGAACCAGGCCGCGAACGGGAAAAGGTACTGGCGACAGGCAAGCAACTGACGGACACCTTCCGGCAGATGGATCGGGAACTTGCCGAAGTTCAAGCGGAGATCGACCAGGATATAGCCTCCGCGGTCGATGACCTCAACAAACAACTCATGCAGATCGGCGACGTCGATACCCGGATCGTCACCAGGGAAGCGGGCGGAAACCCGGCCGACACCCTGCGTGACGAACGAAACCGGTTACTGCAAACGGTCGCCGAAACCGTCGGCATCCAGTATAACGAGATGGACACTGGCGGCGTGTCGGTGCAACTGCCCTCCGGCGCACCGCTGGTCATGTCCGGCGACGTCGGCTGTTTCTCCAGCGAGTGCCGCGAAGGCAAGGTCCTGCTCAGCCTGAGCCATGGCGCAACCTCCACCGACTTGAGCACCAACGACCTGGGCGGTAAAATCGGGGGATTGATGACCGTCCGGGACGAAACCATTGAAAAAACGCGTACCGCCCTCGACCAATTGGCCGAGGAAATCGCGGCAAGGGTCGACACCATAGATTCATCCCAGGTGGTTATGGATGGCAACACCGGCCAGGATTTTTTTAATGGCGCGACCTCCTCGAACGGCAGTACCACCTTGCTGGAACGGTACCGGCAGTTGGCCGCCGGCATCCGCATCGAAGTGAGCCGCAACACTACCGCTTTGGAAAGCGACGAAGACTCCCTGATCCAACTGCAAAACCTGCAGGACACCATCGCCGGAGCTTCTCCGGAGGAGGAAATGATGTTGCTTTCACAATACCAGGGCGGCTACCAAACCGCGGTGAAGAGCCTTTCCCTGGTGCAGGGCATGCTCGACTCCTTGCTGGCCAGGGATTAA
- a CDS encoding iron-sulfur cluster assembly scaffold protein, giving the protein MYTELVMDHAMNPRNIGTIDGAQSIIKVGDPKCGDSLLLFLKFGNGVINDAKFMIKGCPAAIATSSMTTEMVKGMTLEKALELTDQQVADALGGLPEEKIHCSSLAVGAVHAGIKNFMASGDGNNQEP; this is encoded by the coding sequence GTGTATACCGAACTGGTAATGGATCATGCTATGAATCCGCGCAATATCGGAACCATTGATGGCGCTCAATCCATCATTAAGGTGGGCGATCCAAAGTGTGGCGATAGCCTTCTGCTTTTTCTCAAATTCGGCAACGGCGTCATCAACGATGCGAAATTTATGATCAAAGGATGCCCCGCCGCCATCGCAACCTCCTCCATGACCACCGAAATGGTCAAAGGGATGACGCTGGAAAAAGCCCTTGAGCTGACCGACCAGCAAGTCGCCGATGCTCTGGGCGGCTTGCCGGAAGAGAAAATACACTGTTCGTCCCTGGCCGTCGGTGCGGTGCATGCCGGCATAAAGAACTTCATGGCGTCCGGCGACGGAAATAATCAGGAGCCGTAA
- a CDS encoding inositol monophosphatase family protein, translating to MIKVRLTALRLLGSGAEYRGRSIPEAENQGVSNWIPAIFPNSNQRHPFAMETILKTAEAAARKAGAYIVEALSELRQVDYKGRVDMVTDVDRGSEAIILDCVREAWPEHAILAEETGANQLRSDWRWIIDPIDGTTNFVHGYPFFCISIAVQYRRQTVVAVVYDPVHDEMFTAVRGQGALLNGKVIQVSQTAELSKALLATGFPYELGDRWHRAMDYFKLFYYRTHGVRRDGAAALDLCYVAAGRFDGFWEFDLKPWDVAAGLLLVEEAGGRVSDLKGNPSGLDDGQVLVSNGGLHAQMLEVLSGLPLE from the coding sequence GTGATAAAAGTGCGCCTGACGGCGTTACGCCTTTTAGGTTCAGGCGCTGAATATCGCGGACGGTCGATCCCGGAGGCTGAAAACCAAGGCGTATCCAACTGGATTCCTGCCATTTTCCCCAACTCTAACCAAAGACACCCCTTCGCCATGGAAACGATTCTCAAAACTGCCGAAGCTGCGGCTCGCAAAGCCGGGGCCTATATTGTCGAAGCCCTGTCCGAGCTACGCCAGGTCGATTACAAGGGGCGTGTCGACATGGTGACCGACGTCGATCGCGGCTCCGAGGCCATCATTCTCGATTGTGTTCGCGAGGCCTGGCCGGAGCACGCCATTCTGGCCGAGGAAACCGGTGCCAATCAGTTGCGCAGCGATTGGCGCTGGATTATCGATCCTATCGATGGCACCACCAATTTTGTGCACGGTTACCCGTTCTTCTGTATTTCCATCGCCGTGCAGTATCGCCGTCAGACGGTGGTGGCGGTGGTGTACGATCCGGTGCATGACGAAATGTTCACCGCGGTGCGCGGCCAGGGGGCGTTGCTCAACGGGAAGGTGATACAGGTTTCGCAAACAGCCGAGCTGTCCAAAGCTTTGCTGGCGACAGGGTTTCCTTACGAACTCGGCGATCGCTGGCATCGCGCCATGGATTATTTCAAACTGTTTTACTACCGCACCCATGGTGTGCGACGCGACGGTGCCGCGGCGCTCGACCTGTGCTATGTTGCGGCCGGACGTTTCGACGGTTTCTGGGAATTCGATTTGAAACCCTGGGACGTGGCGGCCGGACTTTTGCTGGTGGAAGAAGCCGGCGGCCGGGTTTCCGACCTTAAAGGCAATCCCAGCGGTCTGGATGACGGTCAGGTGCTGGTCAGCAACGGCGGCCTTCATGCACAGATGCTCGAAGTGCTCTCCGGTCTTCCGCTGGAATAG
- a CDS encoding FAD-binding oxidoreductase, with amino-acid sequence MRADYRKLLADKLRGRIAGRVLADGESLRPYTRDQSIYRIEPLAAALPEHLDDVLEVVRLAAEEGLPLTARGGGSGTAGSALGEGIVMALPRNDFWGRLDGFAASGSQATVHCAAGVLHNDLQTYLKQRGYFLPADVSSADISRIGGNIATKASGPHALKYGSIDRFLERVVFVSDRGELVDSADPATIPLRFTRQLADLQSRIRSDAGAVSMLRQRQGRKIASGYNLFAFLADVSPGQLIAQLLAGSVGSLGVLVGATLRGEIFERQRAAVLLYFSSMVEAGRAVTALRNLPVAAIEIISRETVEVLQQHTELPSSLAMKAHLLLVELNGPDCMEQVARVEQVLQRGGFRMRAPLQVARAEAGIEQLWTLRKQILWLIRHPEPHLRALSVVNDVGVPPEHLSEFIHDVQNVFARQQLVALIYGHAGSGNLHLRPLFDVTLPDLPGRIRQTAEAVYEVVFRYGGTISAEHGMGRLRAPYLQREWGPALYGYMRELKEIFDPQGLFNPGVVFSERPITEHLRDDLADTGGESW; translated from the coding sequence ATGAGGGCCGATTATCGGAAGTTGCTGGCGGATAAATTGCGCGGCCGGATCGCCGGGCGGGTACTGGCCGACGGTGAGAGTTTGCGGCCTTACACGCGCGATCAGAGCATTTATCGTATCGAACCGCTGGCGGCGGCGTTGCCCGAGCATCTGGACGATGTGTTGGAAGTGGTGCGCCTGGCCGCCGAAGAGGGCCTGCCGCTGACCGCCCGGGGCGGCGGTTCGGGTACGGCGGGCAGTGCCCTGGGCGAAGGGATCGTCATGGCCTTGCCCCGCAACGATTTCTGGGGGCGGCTTGACGGGTTTGCCGCCAGCGGCAGTCAGGCTACGGTGCATTGCGCGGCGGGGGTACTCCACAACGATCTGCAGACCTATCTCAAACAGCGGGGGTATTTTCTGCCGGCGGATGTGTCGAGTGCCGATATCAGCCGCATCGGCGGCAATATCGCCACCAAGGCGAGCGGCCCTCATGCCCTCAAGTACGGTTCCATCGATCGTTTTCTGGAGCGGGTGGTGTTCGTCAGCGACCGTGGCGAACTGGTCGATAGCGCCGATCCCGCGACCATTCCGCTACGCTTTACACGGCAACTGGCCGATCTGCAAAGTCGCATTCGCAGCGATGCCGGGGCGGTGTCGATGCTGCGCCAGCGTCAGGGGCGCAAAATTGCCAGCGGCTATAACCTTTTCGCTTTTTTGGCGGATGTGTCGCCCGGCCAGTTGATTGCCCAGTTGCTGGCCGGCAGCGTCGGCAGCCTCGGTGTGCTGGTTGGTGCGACCTTGCGCGGCGAAATTTTTGAGCGGCAGCGCGCGGCGGTGCTGCTTTACTTCTCCAGCATGGTCGAAGCGGGGCGTGCGGTAACTGCCTTGCGCAATCTGCCGGTGGCCGCCATCGAAATCATCAGCCGCGAAACCGTGGAGGTCTTGCAACAGCATACCGAGCTGCCCTCCTCGTTGGCCATGAAAGCCCACCTGCTGCTGGTGGAATTGAACGGCCCCGACTGCATGGAGCAGGTGGCCAGGGTTGAGCAGGTGCTGCAGCGCGGCGGTTTTCGCATGCGTGCGCCGTTGCAGGTAGCCCGTGCCGAGGCCGGCATCGAGCAGTTGTGGACGCTGCGCAAGCAGATCCTGTGGCTGATCCGCCATCCCGAACCGCACCTGCGGGCCTTGTCGGTGGTCAACGATGTGGGGGTGCCGCCCGAGCACCTGTCCGAATTTATCCACGATGTGCAAAACGTGTTTGCCCGGCAGCAGCTGGTGGCCCTGATTTACGGTCACGCCGGCAGCGGTAATCTTCATCTGCGGCCGCTGTTCGATGTCACGCTGCCGGACCTGCCGGGGCGCATCCGACAGACCGCCGAAGCGGTCTACGAGGTGGTGTTCCGCTATGGCGGCACCATCTCCGCCGAACACGGCATGGGGCGCCTGCGGGCGCCGTACCTGCAGCGCGAATGGGGCCCGGCGCTATACGGGTACATGCGTGAACTCAAGGAGATTTTCGATCCGCAGGGGTTGTTCAATCCCGGTGTGGTATTCAGCGAACGTCCGATCACCGAACACCTGCGTGACGATTTGGCCGATACGGGAGGCGAGTCATGGTAG
- a CDS encoding putative quinol monooxygenase, with amino-acid sequence MALTVVAKFVAKAGKEEELKKEFLERIEPTRAEPGCISYELHQDIDNPAIMVFLENWKSKEDLEKHLAMPYLQSLLGLVGDMCAEPPEIRMATKIA; translated from the coding sequence ATGGCATTAACCGTTGTCGCGAAATTCGTCGCAAAGGCCGGCAAGGAAGAGGAACTGAAAAAAGAATTTCTGGAGCGTATCGAACCGACCCGTGCCGAACCGGGTTGCATTTCCTACGAGTTGCATCAGGATATCGATAACCCCGCCATCATGGTTTTCCTCGAAAATTGGAAAAGCAAAGAGGATCTGGAAAAACATCTGGCGATGCCTTACTTGCAATCTCTGTTGGGGTTGGTCGGTGATATGTGCGCAGAACCGCCGGAAATCCGCATGGCCACCAAAATCGCCTGA
- a CDS encoding lytic murein transglycosylase → MIHIQRSVVLLPATLLLLITACAPTPRIVETIPEPKSAAPADPDNRQNSAEQSSADFQTWLAELKTEALQQGIRPEVVQEALEGQQPAPAVLKPRHKQAEFVLSKSEYVRRLASETRFREGLRQMAQHRVLLRKVAETYGVPESYLLALWAIESDFGKGGSRHSVIGALVTQAWQSQRRNFFRKQLLAALTILDQEHMPSSALRGSWAGAMGHFQFIPTTYRDYAVDFDGDGHRNIWTDVGDALASAASYLVRAGWKKDRGWGWQVSVPQGFDVSLADLKNKKSLGDWRKLGLPAVSGADDLTASLILPDGPGGQAYLVTDNFRALMRWNRSVAFGLAVGHLADRFEKTSRTAAAGRQ, encoded by the coding sequence GTGATTCACATACAACGTAGTGTCGTTCTGTTACCCGCAACCCTGTTGCTGCTTATTACCGCCTGTGCCCCAACGCCTCGCATAGTGGAAACCATACCGGAGCCGAAATCGGCAGCGCCTGCCGATCCGGACAACCGGCAGAACTCTGCCGAACAGTCGTCCGCGGATTTTCAAACATGGCTGGCGGAACTTAAAACAGAAGCGTTGCAACAGGGGATTCGGCCGGAAGTGGTGCAGGAAGCCCTGGAGGGGCAACAGCCGGCGCCGGCCGTTCTCAAACCCCGACACAAGCAGGCCGAATTTGTCCTGAGCAAAAGCGAATACGTACGGCGGCTCGCTTCGGAGACACGTTTTCGCGAAGGCTTGCGGCAGATGGCGCAGCACCGCGTATTACTGCGGAAAGTAGCGGAAACCTATGGCGTCCCGGAATCTTATCTGCTGGCACTGTGGGCTATCGAAAGCGACTTCGGTAAAGGAGGCAGCCGCCATTCGGTGATTGGCGCGCTGGTGACGCAGGCCTGGCAGAGCCAGCGGCGAAACTTTTTTCGCAAGCAGTTGCTGGCAGCCCTGACCATTCTCGACCAGGAGCACATGCCCAGCTCCGCGTTGCGGGGTTCCTGGGCGGGAGCCATGGGGCATTTCCAGTTCATTCCCACCACCTATCGCGATTATGCCGTCGATTTCGATGGCGACGGGCACCGCAATATCTGGACCGATGTGGGCGATGCATTGGCCTCCGCGGCCAGTTATCTGGTCCGGGCGGGATGGAAGAAAGACCGGGGATGGGGATGGCAGGTCTCGGTTCCCCAGGGATTCGACGTATCCCTGGCCGATCTGAAAAACAAAAAAAGTCTGGGCGACTGGCGCAAGCTGGGCCTGCCGGCGGTGTCGGGAGCCGACGACCTGACGGCCTCTCTGATCCTGCCCGATGGCCCCGGGGGGCAGGCTTATCTGGTGACCGACAATTTCCGGGCACTGATGCGCTGGAATCGCTCCGTCGCCTTCGGCCTGGCTGTCGGCCATCTGGCAGACCGATTCGAAAAAACAAGCCGCACCGCGGCTGCCGGGCGGCAATAG